In Gordonia phthalatica, one genomic interval encodes:
- a CDS encoding sensor histidine kinase has protein sequence MSPAFDPASPWRSGRWVFGAVWLLFVVYPVIGIVTADAGWGVKTVSLALLAVFVVDYVWLCVYAMFDEPGRVAARNVAIATLIVIGIVLMPILHTSAFAVAPYVMAAVAFAAPWRTRYSLAAIVVIIAAAIIVPEIFGWGIDTGFLVVMVVVGVIMGFTRLMRDGERDRDRAAQRQRELNAQLAVVAERERVARDVHDILGHSLTVITVKTELAGRLVDLDPERAKAEIAEVTALARDALAEVRSTVGSLRTPELPSVIAASASALDAAGIDADLPDPAADAGPNATLFAWVLREAVTNVVRHSGATRCDVALTHDRIVIADDGHGSPLLTFGNGLRGLAERVEAGGGRLTVESDATGTTVTATVSAR, from the coding sequence ATGAGCCCAGCGTTCGACCCCGCCTCACCGTGGCGGAGTGGACGCTGGGTCTTCGGCGCCGTCTGGCTGCTGTTCGTCGTCTACCCGGTCATCGGCATCGTCACCGCAGACGCGGGCTGGGGCGTCAAGACCGTCTCACTCGCGCTGCTGGCGGTCTTCGTCGTCGACTACGTGTGGCTGTGCGTCTACGCGATGTTCGACGAACCCGGCCGCGTCGCGGCACGCAATGTCGCGATCGCCACCCTGATCGTCATCGGGATCGTGCTGATGCCGATCCTGCACACCAGTGCCTTCGCCGTCGCGCCCTACGTGATGGCGGCGGTCGCGTTCGCCGCGCCGTGGCGCACCCGCTACTCATTGGCGGCGATTGTGGTGATCATCGCGGCGGCGATCATCGTGCCCGAGATCTTCGGCTGGGGCATCGACACCGGATTCCTCGTCGTCATGGTGGTCGTGGGGGTCATCATGGGCTTCACCCGGTTGATGCGCGACGGCGAACGCGACCGCGACCGCGCCGCGCAGCGGCAGCGAGAGCTCAACGCCCAACTCGCCGTCGTCGCCGAACGCGAGCGGGTGGCGCGCGACGTCCACGACATCCTCGGCCACTCACTCACCGTCATCACGGTGAAAACCGAACTGGCCGGCCGGCTGGTCGACCTCGACCCCGAGCGTGCGAAAGCCGAGATCGCCGAGGTCACCGCGCTGGCCCGCGATGCGCTCGCCGAGGTGCGCTCCACCGTCGGCAGCCTCCGTACCCCCGAACTGCCGAGCGTCATCGCGGCGTCGGCCAGCGCACTCGACGCCGCGGGGATCGACGCCGACCTGCCCGACCCCGCCGCCGACGCGGGTCCGAACGCCACCCTGTTCGCCTGGGTGCTGCGCGAAGCGGTCACCAACGTCGTCCGCCACAGCGGCGCCACGCGCTGCGACGTCGCACTGACGCACGACCGCATCGTCATTGCCGACGACGGCCACGGCTCGCCGCTCCTGACGTTCGGGAACGGTCTCCGCGGGCTGGCCGAACGCGTGGAGGCGGGCGGCGGGCGGCTGACCGTCGAGTCCGACGCCACCGGGACCACGGTCACCGCGACGGTGTCGGCGCGGTAG
- a CDS encoding YeiH family protein, producing MTLTLKRNTRPDGEPSARKRFGSLLPGLALCGGITLATVGINHFVPAASPLLLAIIIAAVIANVVRVPQACGAGVTFSAKVLLRIGVALLGLQLVLGDVLGLGAGMLLVVVAIVVGGITAGLLIGKALGIPFARRLLISCGMSICGAAAVAGVEGVIEADEEDTATAIGTVVIFGTLMIPVIPLAANAMGLSEEIAALWAGGSIHEVAQVVAAGGMIGSYALTLAVVVKLARVMMLAPVVTVLSIRQRRLTGNAGKRPPIVPMFVIGFIACALVRSSGILPDEVISIGKFAQTVLLTIAMAALGLGVRIQVMRAVGWRPFVQAALTTVVVAGIALGGALIAG from the coding sequence ATGACCCTCACGCTGAAGCGCAACACCCGACCGGACGGCGAGCCCTCGGCTCGCAAGCGTTTCGGCAGCCTGCTCCCCGGCCTCGCACTCTGCGGCGGCATCACCCTCGCCACCGTCGGCATCAACCACTTCGTTCCGGCTGCGAGCCCCCTGCTCCTCGCGATCATCATCGCGGCCGTCATCGCCAACGTCGTGCGCGTGCCCCAGGCCTGCGGTGCGGGCGTCACGTTCTCGGCCAAGGTGCTGCTGCGCATCGGCGTCGCACTGCTCGGTCTGCAGTTGGTGCTCGGCGACGTCCTCGGACTCGGTGCCGGCATGCTGCTGGTTGTGGTGGCGATCGTCGTCGGCGGCATCACTGCCGGCCTGCTCATCGGCAAGGCCCTCGGCATCCCGTTCGCCCGCCGCCTGCTGATCTCCTGCGGCATGTCGATCTGCGGTGCGGCCGCCGTGGCCGGTGTCGAGGGCGTCATCGAGGCCGACGAAGAGGACACGGCCACCGCCATCGGCACGGTCGTCATCTTCGGCACCCTGATGATCCCGGTGATCCCCCTGGCCGCCAACGCGATGGGCCTGTCGGAGGAGATCGCCGCGCTGTGGGCTGGCGGCTCGATCCACGAGGTCGCGCAGGTCGTCGCCGCGGGCGGCATGATCGGCAGCTACGCTCTGACGCTCGCCGTGGTGGTCAAGCTCGCTCGCGTCATGATGCTCGCCCCGGTCGTCACCGTCCTCTCCATCCGTCAGCGTCGTCTCACCGGCAACGCAGGCAAGCGCCCCCCGATCGTCCCGATGTTCGTCATCGGCTTCATCGCCTGTGCACTCGTCCGCTCCAGCGGCATCCTCCCCGACGAGGTGATCTCGATCGGCAAGTTCGCGCAGACGGTCCTCCTGACGATCGCGATGGCCGCACTGGGTCTCGGCGTCCGCATCCAGGTGATGCGTGCCGTCGGCTGGCGCCCCTTCGTCCAGGCCGCACTCACCACGGTCGTGGTCGCGGGGATCGCCCTCGGCGGCGCTCTGATCGCGGGTTGA
- a CDS encoding GAF domain-containing protein, which translates to MREGTTVSSRVRRAYEEFLAGTTPADDSVRSLVRESWERSRRRGVDPEDVEPNPDDGPMSDGDFDAYRAGHRLASVRPLVQSLMLDDISGTGVVIAMTDNRGRLLWVEGDHTARDAAARINFVEGSVWSEDAVGTNAPGLALTVNRGVQIIGPEHFSGPVQNWNCAAAPVHDPTSGELLGVIDVTGGPAAAAPFALAAVRSVVAAVERELHSRAVDLASPATFATVGHRLTALRDGPAQWHDGAAPPRSLSPRHAEILLLLQSYPEGLGTEQLATMLSDEGLGAVTVRAEISRLRRDLGDVVASRPYRLTVDLGSDLDDLRQSIAAGDLTGAIRMLGRGGLLAESLAPGVVELLDELREDLRSRMFGTGDIAALSVWVASPHGRDDITAWNALAHRLPASHPQRAVAEGRVRLLDRRFGLRR; encoded by the coding sequence ATGAGGGAAGGCACCACCGTGTCGTCTCGGGTTCGTCGTGCCTACGAAGAGTTCCTCGCGGGCACCACCCCCGCCGACGACTCGGTGCGTTCACTGGTCCGCGAGTCATGGGAGCGCTCACGCCGCCGCGGCGTCGACCCGGAGGACGTGGAGCCGAACCCGGACGACGGCCCGATGTCGGACGGCGACTTCGACGCCTACCGTGCGGGTCACCGCCTCGCGTCCGTCCGTCCGCTGGTGCAGTCGTTGATGCTCGACGACATCTCCGGCACCGGCGTCGTGATCGCGATGACCGACAACCGCGGCCGCCTGCTCTGGGTGGAGGGCGACCACACTGCGCGGGACGCCGCCGCGCGCATCAACTTCGTCGAGGGCTCGGTGTGGAGCGAGGACGCGGTCGGCACCAACGCACCCGGCTTGGCGCTGACAGTGAATCGGGGTGTGCAGATCATCGGACCCGAGCACTTCTCGGGGCCGGTCCAGAACTGGAACTGTGCGGCCGCGCCCGTGCACGATCCGACGTCCGGCGAGCTCCTCGGCGTCATCGACGTGACCGGCGGGCCGGCCGCGGCCGCCCCGTTCGCGCTGGCAGCGGTCCGATCGGTCGTCGCCGCCGTGGAGCGCGAGCTGCACTCGCGCGCCGTCGACCTGGCTTCCCCCGCGACGTTCGCGACCGTCGGTCACCGGCTGACCGCCCTGCGCGACGGCCCCGCCCAGTGGCACGACGGCGCCGCTCCCCCGCGGTCGCTGTCGCCGCGACACGCGGAGATCCTCCTGCTCCTGCAGTCCTATCCCGAGGGCCTCGGAACCGAGCAGTTGGCGACCATGCTGTCCGACGAGGGACTCGGCGCGGTGACCGTGCGCGCGGAGATCTCGCGCCTGCGGCGCGATCTCGGCGACGTCGTCGCCTCCCGCCCCTACCGGCTGACCGTCGACCTCGGCTCCGACCTCGACGACCTCCGTCAGTCGATCGCCGCCGGCGACCTCACCGGCGCCATCCGCATGCTCGGCCGCGGCGGACTGCTGGCCGAATCATTGGCTCCCGGCGTCGTCGAACTGCTCGACGAACTGCGCGAGGACCTCCGGTCTCGGATGTTCGGGACCGGCGACATCGCCGCCCTCAGCGTCTGGGTCGCCTCGCCGCACGGCCGCGACGACATCACCGCCTGGAACGCCCTCGCCCACCGACTGCCCGCCAGCCACCCGCAGCGCGCGGTCGCCGAGGGCCGCGTGCGGCTGCTGGATCGGCGGTTCGGGCTGCGGCGATAG
- a CDS encoding ABC transporter ATP-binding protein yields the protein MTQRHLTPAPSAPTHPTSSTPAVALTDLTKSFRSKGATVRAVDGLNLQVEAGQVVAFLGPNGAGKTTTIDMLLGLTEPDSGTASVFGRNPRDAARAGRIAAVMQTGGLLDDFTVAETVSTIAALHGRTADIDEVMARADITDLGDRKVSRCSGGEQQRLKFALALLPDPDLIVLDEPTAGMDVESRRTFWAAMRADAERGRTVLFATHYLEEADSFADRIVMMAHGRVVADGSTAEIRARASSRVVSAVLDDDALPGLQRVFPDLRIVEHRGGRIYLSLADSDTLARHLLTSTRARDVEIAGRNLEDAFVALTADN from the coding sequence ATGACGCAACGACACCTCACCCCAGCACCGTCCGCCCCGACGCATCCGACGTCGTCGACCCCGGCCGTCGCCCTCACCGACCTCACCAAGTCGTTCCGCTCCAAAGGCGCCACCGTCCGCGCCGTCGACGGACTGAACCTGCAGGTGGAGGCCGGTCAGGTGGTCGCCTTCCTCGGCCCCAACGGCGCGGGCAAGACCACCACCATCGACATGCTCCTCGGCCTCACCGAACCGGACTCCGGGACCGCCTCGGTGTTCGGCCGCAACCCGCGCGACGCAGCCCGAGCAGGCCGGATCGCCGCGGTCATGCAGACCGGAGGACTGCTCGACGACTTCACCGTCGCCGAGACCGTCTCCACCATCGCCGCCCTCCACGGCCGCACCGCGGACATCGACGAGGTGATGGCGCGCGCCGACATCACCGACCTCGGCGATCGCAAGGTGTCCCGCTGCTCCGGCGGTGAGCAGCAGCGACTCAAGTTCGCGCTCGCCCTGCTCCCGGACCCCGACCTGATCGTCCTCGACGAGCCGACCGCGGGCATGGACGTCGAGTCCCGCCGCACCTTCTGGGCAGCGATGCGCGCCGACGCCGAGCGCGGTCGGACGGTGCTGTTCGCCACCCACTACCTGGAGGAGGCGGACTCGTTCGCCGACCGCATCGTGATGATGGCCCACGGGCGGGTGGTGGCCGACGGCTCCACCGCCGAGATCCGGGCCCGCGCCAGCAGCCGCGTCGTGTCCGCGGTCCTCGACGACGACGCTCTCCCCGGACTGCAGCGGGTCTTCCCCGACCTGCGCATCGTCGAACATCGCGGCGGTCGGATCTACCTCTCGCTCGCCGACTCCGACACCCTCGCCCGGCACCTGCTCACCAGCACCCGCGCCCGGGACGTCGAGATCGCCGGCCGCAACCTCGAAGACGCCTTCGTCGCCCTCACCGCAGACAACTGA
- a CDS encoding aldehyde dehydrogenase family protein — MTVFAKPGAEGSLMSYESRYDNWIGGKWIAPVKGQYFENPSPIDGKTFCEVARSTHEDIDLALDAAHAAAPAWGKTSVAERAAILNKIADRMEENLEKIAVAESWENGKAVRETLAADIPLAIDHFRYFAGAIRAQEGGISEIDKDTVAYHFHEPLGVVGQIIPWNFPILMATWKLAPALAAGNAIVMKPAEQTPASILYLVSLIGDLLPDGVLNIVNGFGVEAGKPLASSNRIRKIAFTGETTTGRLIMQYASENLIPVTLELGGKSPNVFFEDVMDADDGFLDRALEGFAMFALNQGEVCTCPSRALVQGSIYDEFLERAVARVAAIKQGNPLDTDTMMGAQASSDQWEKIKSYLEIGKQEGAKVLVGGEPADLGGDLSGGFYIQPTVFDGTNNMRIFQEEIFGPVLATTSFTDYDDALGIANDTLYGLGAGVWSRNGAVAYRAGRDIQAGRVWTNTYHDYPAHAAFGGYKQSGVGRENHLMMLSHYQQTKNLLVGYAQSAKGFF; from the coding sequence ATGACCGTCTTCGCCAAGCCCGGAGCCGAAGGCTCGCTGATGAGCTACGAGTCCCGTTACGACAACTGGATCGGCGGCAAGTGGATTGCGCCGGTGAAGGGCCAGTACTTCGAGAACCCGTCGCCGATCGACGGCAAGACCTTCTGCGAGGTGGCTCGCTCCACCCACGAGGACATCGACCTGGCGCTCGACGCCGCCCATGCCGCCGCGCCCGCCTGGGGCAAGACCTCGGTCGCCGAGCGCGCCGCGATCCTCAACAAGATCGCCGACCGCATGGAGGAGAACCTCGAGAAGATCGCCGTCGCCGAGAGCTGGGAGAACGGCAAGGCCGTCCGCGAGACGCTGGCCGCCGACATTCCGCTCGCGATCGACCACTTCCGCTACTTCGCCGGCGCCATCCGCGCCCAGGAGGGCGGCATCTCGGAGATCGACAAGGACACCGTCGCCTACCACTTCCACGAGCCGCTGGGCGTGGTCGGCCAGATCATCCCGTGGAACTTCCCGATCCTCATGGCCACCTGGAAGCTGGCCCCCGCCCTCGCCGCGGGCAACGCGATCGTGATGAAGCCCGCCGAGCAGACCCCGGCGTCGATCCTCTACCTGGTGAGCCTCATCGGCGATCTCCTCCCCGACGGCGTCCTCAACATCGTCAACGGTTTCGGCGTCGAGGCGGGCAAGCCGCTCGCGTCGAGCAACCGCATCCGCAAGATCGCGTTCACCGGCGAGACCACCACCGGCCGCCTGATCATGCAGTACGCGTCGGAGAACCTGATCCCGGTGACCCTGGAGCTCGGAGGCAAGAGCCCCAACGTCTTCTTCGAGGACGTCATGGACGCCGACGACGGCTTCCTGGACCGGGCCCTCGAAGGCTTCGCGATGTTCGCCCTCAACCAGGGCGAAGTCTGCACCTGCCCGAGCCGCGCCCTGGTCCAGGGCAGCATCTACGACGAGTTCCTGGAGCGCGCCGTCGCCCGCGTCGCCGCGATCAAGCAGGGCAACCCGCTCGACACCGACACCATGATGGGAGCCCAGGCCAGCAGCGACCAGTGGGAGAAGATCAAGTCGTACCTGGAGATCGGCAAGCAGGAGGGCGCCAAGGTCCTCGTCGGCGGCGAGCCCGCCGATCTGGGCGGCGACCTGTCCGGCGGCTTCTACATCCAGCCGACCGTCTTCGACGGCACCAACAACATGCGGATCTTCCAGGAGGAGATCTTCGGCCCGGTCCTCGCGACCACGTCGTTCACCGACTACGACGACGCGCTCGGCATCGCCAACGACACCCTGTACGGCCTGGGCGCCGGCGTGTGGAGCCGCAACGGCGCCGTCGCCTACCGCGCCGGTCGTGACATCCAGGCCGGTCGCGTGTGGACGAACACCTACCACGACTACCCGGCGCACGCGGCGTTCGGCGGCTACAAGCAGTCGGGCGTCGGTCGCGAGAACCACCTGATGATGCTCTCTCACTACCAGCAGACCAAGAACCTGCTCGTGGGCTACGCCCAGAGCGCCAAGGGCTTCTTCTAA
- a CDS encoding acyl-CoA thioesterase has translation MPTTPDSPSGRHYAFVADVPVRWSDMDAFGHINHARMVTLMEEARIQWLLSAGEEYAPLIKSAMIVHVEIRYQAQLRHEDSPVRIGMWIKGFRSVDFTIGYEIYGTTAAEDSRPACVASTQMAVVDIENHTLRRLTDGEKGYLREWSREGDAG, from the coding sequence ATGCCTACGACACCCGATTCGCCCTCCGGTCGCCACTACGCCTTCGTCGCCGACGTGCCGGTGCGGTGGTCGGACATGGACGCCTTCGGTCACATCAACCACGCCCGGATGGTGACGCTGATGGAGGAGGCGCGCATCCAGTGGCTGCTGAGTGCGGGCGAGGAGTACGCGCCGCTGATCAAGAGCGCGATGATCGTCCACGTGGAGATCCGCTACCAGGCGCAACTGCGGCACGAGGACTCCCCGGTCCGCATCGGCATGTGGATCAAGGGCTTCCGGTCGGTCGACTTCACGATCGGCTACGAGATCTACGGCACGACCGCCGCCGAGGACTCCCGGCCGGCGTGTGTCGCGAGCACGCAGATGGCCGTCGTCGACATCGAGAACCACACCCTGCGCCGCCTGACCGACGGAGAGAAGGGGTACCTGCGGGAATGGAGTCGAGAGGGTGACGCCGGATGA
- a CDS encoding DUF779 domain-containing protein: MTDQGTVARVVAEDSAVELLTKLSELHGGLMIHQSGGCCDGSAPMCYPVGEYRIGQRDVLLGEVDLPDPLPPVRVWINGDQYELWKHTQLILDVVPGRGAGFSLEAPEGKRFLSRSRVFTDDENAVLDASPPKVGADFDG, from the coding sequence ATGACCGACCAAGGCACCGTCGCTCGCGTGGTGGCCGAAGACTCCGCCGTGGAGCTCCTGACCAAGCTGTCGGAGCTCCACGGTGGCCTCATGATCCATCAGTCCGGCGGATGCTGCGACGGCTCCGCCCCCATGTGCTACCCGGTCGGCGAGTACCGGATCGGGCAGCGCGACGTCCTCCTCGGCGAGGTGGATCTGCCGGATCCACTTCCTCCGGTGCGCGTCTGGATCAACGGCGACCAGTACGAACTGTGGAAGCACACCCAGTTGATCCTCGACGTGGTTCCCGGCCGCGGCGCGGGATTCTCGCTGGAGGCGCCGGAGGGCAAACGCTTCCTGTCCCGCTCCCGGGTGTTCACCGACGACGAGAACGCCGTCCTGGACGCGTCGCCGCCCAAGGTGGGCGCGGACTTCGACGGCTGA
- a CDS encoding alpha/beta hydrolase, with amino-acid sequence MGSLVAAAGLLITMGNAPAQAAPGAHVVAEKVRSIHRVDLTIKSPSMDEPVPVTVLSPGGSAPRPTVYLLDGADGGEKVSDWITKGGAERFFAGRNVNVVLPAGGAGSFYTNWIATDAKLGKPQWETFLADELPKLIDAKFSGSGSNAVMGLSMGGQSAFALATRHPKLYRGVASMSGCPMISGQANEAYVRATVAKSGADPNKMWGAPGSANWRAHDPSKNLKALRGKALFISSGTGAIGPQDLTQKRDPKDGPEDVQIAAGSGLEMGANRCSLEFATLLRSRDIPFTSGFRLIGTHSWTYWKQDLPKAWEALKPAL; translated from the coding sequence ATGGGGTCTCTGGTCGCTGCTGCAGGTCTGCTGATCACGATGGGGAATGCACCGGCGCAAGCCGCGCCGGGTGCCCACGTCGTGGCGGAGAAGGTCCGCAGCATCCACCGCGTCGACCTCACGATCAAGTCGCCCTCGATGGACGAACCGGTTCCCGTCACCGTCCTCTCGCCGGGCGGCAGCGCGCCGCGCCCCACCGTCTACCTGCTCGACGGCGCCGACGGCGGCGAGAAGGTCAGCGACTGGATCACCAAGGGCGGTGCCGAGCGCTTCTTCGCCGGCCGCAACGTCAACGTCGTCCTCCCCGCGGGCGGCGCAGGCAGCTTCTACACGAACTGGATCGCGACCGACGCCAAGCTCGGCAAGCCGCAGTGGGAGACCTTCCTCGCCGATGAACTCCCGAAGCTGATCGACGCCAAGTTCTCCGGCTCCGGCAGCAACGCGGTGATGGGACTGTCGATGGGCGGCCAGTCGGCGTTCGCGTTGGCGACCCGACACCCCAAGCTCTACCGCGGCGTCGCGTCGATGAGCGGCTGCCCGATGATCTCCGGTCAGGCCAATGAGGCGTACGTGCGGGCCACCGTCGCCAAGTCGGGCGCCGACCCCAACAAGATGTGGGGTGCGCCCGGTTCGGCGAACTGGCGGGCACACGACCCGTCGAAGAACCTGAAGGCACTGCGCGGCAAGGCGCTGTTCATCTCGTCCGGCACCGGGGCCATCGGCCCGCAGGACCTGACGCAGAAGCGCGATCCCAAGGATGGTCCGGAAGATGTGCAGATCGCTGCCGGCTCGGGCCTGGAGATGGGCGCCAACCGCTGCTCGCTCGAGTTCGCGACGCTGCTGCGGTCGCGCGACATTCCGTTCACCAGCGGCTTCCGGCTGATCGGCACGCACTCGTGGACGTACTGGAAGCAGGATCTGCCCAAGGCGTGGGAGGCCTTGAAGCCCGCCCTGTAG
- the soxR gene encoding redox-sensitive transcriptional activator SoxR, translating into MTDNTTEIPADIVWLKPRDVARRAGVAVSTLHYYEKIGLIQSRRTSGDRREYRRDTLRLIAFIRASQSLGISLAQIKAALDDLPHDNPPDKHDWARLARDWREDLNERIDRLVALRDNLSNCIGCGCLSLTACPYTNPGDVLGKEGPGARRL; encoded by the coding sequence ATGACGGACAACACGACCGAGATCCCCGCAGACATCGTGTGGCTGAAGCCCCGCGACGTGGCACGACGGGCGGGCGTCGCGGTGTCGACCCTGCACTACTACGAGAAGATCGGGCTGATCCAGAGCCGTCGCACGTCGGGCGACCGCCGCGAGTACCGACGCGACACCCTGCGGCTGATCGCGTTCATCCGCGCATCGCAGTCGCTCGGCATCTCCCTGGCGCAGATCAAGGCGGCGCTCGACGACCTCCCGCACGACAACCCTCCGGACAAGCACGACTGGGCGCGTCTGGCGCGTGACTGGCGGGAGGACCTCAACGAGCGCATCGACCGTCTGGTGGCACTGCGCGACAACCTCTCGAACTGCATCGGCTGCGGCTGCCTGTCCCTCACTGCGTGCCCGTACACCAACCCGGGCGACGTCCTCGGCAAGGAGGGACCGGGCGCCCGGCGGCTCTGA
- a CDS encoding acyltransferase family protein translates to MSTQSGSRVPALTGVRTLAALAVCLTHAAFWTGHYTEDYVGRLLSRFEIGVALFFVLSGYLLFAPWVRALHDARSDRPAAYPPLRRYAWHRVRRIVPAYWITVIAVYVIYLFRADTSDFGQGWSGLARNLTFTQVYGVGHLHTGLTQMWSMTSEVAYYVALPAVAWLIAAVACRGLWRPDVLLVWLGLLLLISPIWTMLVHGIDGVDLTARMWPPAFASWFVGGMILAVLARLIRRWPAAPSLAVAAVAFLATGGAVAGEPTIVPNDAGAAVVKHTLYLVVAIALVAPLAIGDGGVWSRLCGSRPMVWFGEISYEFFLVHVMVLEFVMPLLGYEIFTGSTLAAFAVTTVISIPVAWVLHRITAPLWRTSPALSVGTRG, encoded by the coding sequence CTGAGCACACAATCCGGCAGTCGCGTCCCCGCCCTCACCGGCGTCCGCACGCTTGCCGCCCTCGCCGTGTGCCTCACGCACGCCGCGTTCTGGACCGGCCATTACACCGAGGACTACGTCGGCCGGCTGCTGTCGCGCTTCGAGATCGGCGTCGCCCTCTTCTTCGTCCTCTCCGGATACCTGCTGTTCGCGCCCTGGGTGCGGGCCCTGCACGACGCCCGCTCCGACCGTCCCGCCGCCTACCCGCCGCTGCGTCGCTACGCCTGGCATCGCGTCCGCCGCATCGTGCCCGCGTACTGGATCACGGTGATCGCGGTGTACGTGATCTATCTGTTCCGCGCCGACACCTCCGACTTCGGGCAGGGCTGGTCCGGGCTGGCCCGGAACCTGACGTTCACGCAGGTCTACGGTGTCGGGCACCTGCACACCGGGCTCACCCAGATGTGGAGCATGACCTCCGAGGTCGCGTATTACGTCGCGCTGCCCGCCGTCGCCTGGCTGATCGCCGCCGTCGCCTGCCGCGGCCTCTGGCGCCCCGACGTCCTCCTGGTCTGGCTCGGGCTGCTGCTCCTGATCTCGCCGATCTGGACGATGCTCGTGCACGGGATCGACGGTGTCGACCTCACCGCCCGCATGTGGCCGCCCGCCTTCGCGAGCTGGTTCGTCGGCGGCATGATCCTGGCGGTCCTCGCTCGACTGATCAGGCGCTGGCCCGCCGCGCCCAGCCTCGCCGTCGCGGCGGTCGCCTTCCTGGCGACCGGGGGAGCGGTGGCCGGCGAGCCGACGATCGTCCCGAACGACGCCGGCGCCGCCGTCGTCAAACACACCCTCTACCTGGTGGTCGCGATCGCCCTCGTCGCACCGCTCGCCATCGGGGACGGCGGCGTGTGGTCCCGCCTCTGCGGCAGCCGCCCGATGGTGTGGTTCGGTGAGATCTCGTACGAGTTCTTCCTGGTCCACGTCATGGTCCTGGAGTTCGTGATGCCGCTCCTCGGTTACGAGATCTTCACCGGCTCCACCCTCGCGGCGTTCGCGGTCACCACGGTGATCAGCATTCCCGTCGCGTGGGTGCTGCATCGCATCACGGCGCCGCTGTGGCGGACTTCGCCAGCGCTTTCCGTCGGAACCCGCGGGTAA
- a CDS encoding response regulator transcription factor, translated as METIKLLLADDQALVRGALAALLDLEVDLEVVAQVGRGDEVVDAARSSGAQVCLLDIEMPGLDGIAAAALVSRELPGVRSLIVTTFGRPGYLRRAVDAGASGFVVKDTPAAELADAVRRVHAGLRVIDPTLATESLTSGDNPLTPRESEVLTAALSGATVATIAGQVHLSAGTVRNHLSSAIGKTGAATRAEAARIARERGWI; from the coding sequence GTGGAGACCATCAAGCTGCTGCTCGCCGACGACCAGGCGCTGGTCCGCGGCGCGCTCGCCGCACTGCTCGACCTGGAGGTAGACCTCGAGGTCGTCGCCCAGGTGGGTCGCGGCGACGAGGTGGTCGACGCCGCCCGCAGCAGTGGCGCGCAGGTCTGCCTCCTCGACATCGAGATGCCCGGCCTCGACGGCATCGCCGCGGCCGCGCTGGTGTCGCGGGAACTGCCGGGCGTGCGGTCGCTGATCGTCACCACCTTCGGCCGCCCCGGCTATCTGCGTCGCGCCGTCGACGCCGGCGCCAGTGGCTTCGTCGTCAAGGACACGCCCGCCGCGGAACTCGCCGACGCCGTCCGACGCGTCCACGCGGGGCTGCGGGTCATCGACCCGACACTCGCCACCGAGAGCCTCACCAGCGGCGACAACCCGCTCACCCCGCGCGAGAGCGAGGTCCTCACCGCAGCCCTGTCCGGCGCGACGGTCGCGACCATCGCCGGGCAGGTGCATCTGTCCGCGGGGACGGTGCGGAACCACCTGTCGTCGGCCATCGGCAAGACCGGTGCCGCCACCCGCGCCGAGGCCGCCCGCATCGCTCGGGAACGGGGCTGGATCTGA